From the Rhodococcus sp. NBC_00297 genome, one window contains:
- a CDS encoding glycosyltransferase family 4 protein encodes MPTNVRQINARINQHGLSNLLEAGVLATGGDVLITQNFTPIVRSVPTITFLHDLIFRRRPEFFSVGERAYFKLMELSLRRATALCTSSIHEANYINEQLRLPRQAKAVGLAVPSSFAEACAERPETVDNRPFLLSVGRLNRRKNIERLIETVLSMTATDSAQDVVLYIVGERDGLGLTLEHTQEALQKHVMFLGAVSPENLKWLYENCATFVFPSLDEGFGLPVVEALMCGAPIALSSIPAFGEFKSMIPASHFFDPDDNHDMARAITEAVGSRTVPKAEYTLPQWGTVVSGIRSVAEELNYKRRSV; translated from the coding sequence TTGCCTACAAACGTCAGGCAGATTAACGCGAGAATTAATCAACATGGTTTATCCAACCTGCTTGAAGCAGGGGTTTTGGCTACCGGCGGCGACGTTCTAATTACCCAGAACTTCACACCAATTGTTCGATCTGTTCCTACTATCACATTCTTACACGATCTTATTTTTCGACGGCGACCCGAGTTCTTCAGCGTCGGCGAACGTGCCTACTTCAAGTTGATGGAGTTGAGCCTGCGACGAGCGACCGCGCTTTGCACCTCATCGATTCATGAAGCAAACTATATAAATGAGCAGCTCCGATTACCACGACAAGCCAAAGCGGTCGGTCTCGCGGTCCCGTCCTCGTTCGCAGAAGCCTGCGCTGAACGTCCAGAGACTGTCGACAACCGTCCGTTCCTTCTCTCGGTAGGGCGTCTGAATCGTCGTAAGAATATTGAGCGACTGATTGAAACCGTTCTATCGATGACTGCTACAGACTCAGCGCAGGACGTGGTCTTGTATATTGTGGGCGAACGAGACGGGCTAGGGCTTACTCTTGAACACACACAAGAGGCTTTGCAAAAGCATGTCATGTTCCTTGGAGCGGTATCTCCGGAAAATTTGAAGTGGCTGTACGAGAATTGCGCCACCTTTGTCTTTCCGTCATTGGACGAAGGTTTTGGACTCCCGGTGGTGGAGGCTTTGATGTGCGGCGCGCCAATTGCACTTAGTTCTATCCCTGCTTTTGGCGAGTTCAAATCTATGATACCTGCCAGCCACTTCTTCGACCCAGATGATAATCACGACATGGCTCGAGCTATCACAGAGGCTGTCGGCAGCCGGACTGTTCCGAAGGCTGAGTACACTCTCCCCCAGTGGGGAACTGTTGTGTCCGGTATTCGATCAGTCGCGGAAGAATTGAACTACAAGAGAAGGTCGGTTTGA
- a CDS encoding O-antigen ligase family protein: MDTTHQVAERLRDSLGADTPNAGSGDRSTGTNRYGLIASASVLPLALAASQFVAPIFAYACGVLVAALLVLRSDRYALVVLVSATGCSGFTVTAFGVTFLPEHLLVAVVVMKLVGRPFGRPTYRATDQWLMLLLVLWLGLCITASLLMANDTFSSIKILAWLMISVFTLLVVVRLGMDAASVASDVCVAATCYATIVFLAWMLSVNYDELTIFVQQDYASEVLRAKGLMIEPNLVASYLCCLLVITVAYGRRIPTLLITTQCAMTGLVILASLTRTAIVVYLALILVLICKRATPLIAFTVVATTFLAVLLLATGVWKPNISVDNTTNPLAVAVADRVNSFGNAGATGTGALRAQVAANALEEINTGPIENRLFGYGTNSYPQTHFSATASDGREYLANFWVAIIYDTGYVGASLIVLALIGFAFFNGVAGLLLIGTFAVVSTTTNPVWYGYFWLTAAVVMLFTLAQQRGSKDSRASLIGDRL; encoded by the coding sequence ATGGACACAACGCATCAAGTTGCTGAACGGCTCCGGGACTCGCTCGGAGCCGATACACCGAATGCAGGCTCGGGAGATCGTTCGACAGGCACCAACCGGTACGGTTTGATCGCTTCAGCGAGCGTCTTGCCCCTTGCGCTTGCCGCATCGCAATTTGTCGCCCCGATTTTCGCATACGCCTGTGGTGTTCTGGTTGCGGCACTCCTCGTTCTGAGAAGTGATCGCTACGCGTTGGTGGTATTGGTATCGGCAACCGGATGTTCAGGATTTACGGTCACAGCATTCGGCGTTACTTTCCTACCGGAACATTTGCTGGTAGCCGTGGTGGTGATGAAACTCGTTGGCCGACCATTCGGGCGGCCCACGTATCGCGCAACCGATCAGTGGCTCATGCTCCTCTTGGTATTGTGGCTTGGCCTATGTATCACAGCAAGCCTACTGATGGCTAACGATACATTCTCAAGCATCAAGATTCTTGCGTGGTTGATGATTTCCGTTTTCACGTTACTCGTTGTGGTGCGGCTTGGGATGGACGCCGCGAGTGTCGCAAGTGATGTCTGCGTTGCTGCTACTTGCTATGCAACGATCGTATTCCTTGCGTGGATGCTTTCCGTTAACTACGACGAGCTGACTATCTTTGTACAGCAGGACTACGCAAGCGAAGTCCTTCGCGCGAAGGGGTTGATGATAGAACCCAACCTCGTAGCGTCCTACCTGTGTTGTCTGCTGGTCATCACGGTGGCCTATGGCCGTAGAATACCGACACTTCTGATCACTACGCAGTGCGCAATGACTGGTCTCGTAATCCTGGCGAGCCTGACTAGAACAGCCATAGTCGTGTACTTGGCGCTCATTCTGGTCCTCATTTGCAAGCGAGCCACGCCGTTAATTGCCTTTACCGTGGTGGCAACGACGTTTCTCGCTGTGTTACTACTCGCAACCGGTGTATGGAAGCCAAACATCTCGGTTGACAACACGACTAACCCGCTCGCTGTCGCCGTTGCGGACCGGGTTAATAGTTTTGGCAATGCGGGCGCGACCGGAACGGGGGCGTTGCGTGCCCAAGTCGCTGCCAACGCACTGGAAGAGATCAACACCGGACCAATCGAAAATAGACTATTTGGATACGGCACAAACTCATATCCGCAAACCCATTTCTCGGCGACTGCTTCCGACGGACGCGAATATTTAGCAAACTTTTGGGTCGCCATTATTTATGATACCGGTTATGTCGGAGCATCCCTAATTGTTCTTGCGCTCATCGGTTTTGCATTCTTTAATGGAGTGGCGGGTCTGTTGCTGATAGGAACCTTCGCGGTCGTGTCTACAACAACAAACCCTGTCTGGTACGGATACTTTTGGCTTACCGCCGCAGTTGTCATGCTGTTCACTCTGGCCCAACAGCGGGGTTCGAAAGACTCACGTGCATCTTTGATCGGAGATCGACTATGA
- a CDS encoding GDP-mannose 4,6-dehydratase, which translates to MSTGPTDVELDDTAPVALITGVGGQDGTYLAELLVSKGWQVHGITRPNDDGPPFLQYLDGVTVRYQDIADPVATTTAVQEIAPDYVFHLAGISSVWKSWQDPVTTTRVNGVSAAALLDACLQQQEKSGKKVMVVNASSAEIFAGSTESPQTEDTPIRPTSPYGASKAFSHNLVQVYRARGLEGTNAILYNHESPRRPTTFVTRKITAAVAAIAAGKQDTLTLGDTSIRRDWGWAPDYVDAMYRMAMHGKGDDFIVATGEARSIMEFLAAAFNTMGISDWQHLVLSDSELRRPADAAVAVGDASKARTTLGWSVTRDFDSIVKAMVCADVV; encoded by the coding sequence ATGAGCACCGGCCCTACCGACGTGGAGCTCGACGACACCGCACCCGTAGCGCTGATCACCGGAGTGGGTGGTCAGGACGGCACCTACCTGGCCGAGCTGCTGGTGTCGAAAGGGTGGCAGGTCCACGGCATCACGCGCCCGAACGACGACGGACCCCCGTTTTTGCAGTACCTCGACGGCGTGACCGTGCGATACCAGGACATCGCCGACCCGGTCGCGACGACGACGGCGGTGCAGGAGATCGCGCCCGACTACGTCTTCCACCTGGCCGGCATCTCGTCCGTGTGGAAGTCGTGGCAGGACCCGGTGACCACCACGCGAGTCAACGGAGTCTCCGCGGCGGCGTTGCTCGACGCCTGCCTGCAGCAGCAGGAGAAGTCGGGGAAGAAGGTGATGGTGGTCAACGCCTCGTCCGCCGAGATCTTCGCCGGATCGACCGAGTCTCCGCAGACCGAGGACACCCCTATCCGGCCCACGTCGCCGTACGGCGCGTCCAAAGCGTTCTCGCACAACCTCGTTCAGGTCTACCGAGCCCGCGGTCTCGAGGGCACCAACGCAATTCTGTACAACCACGAGTCACCTCGCCGACCGACCACCTTCGTCACCCGCAAGATCACCGCGGCCGTCGCCGCCATCGCGGCCGGCAAGCAGGACACCCTGACACTCGGCGACACGAGCATCCGGCGCGACTGGGGCTGGGCCCCGGACTACGTGGATGCGATGTACCGGATGGCGATGCACGGGAAGGGCGACGACTTCATCGTGGCGACGGGGGAGGCGAGGTCGATCATGGAGTTCCTAGCAGCGGCTTTCAATACGATGGGTATCTCCGATTGGCAGCACCTGGTCCTCTCGGACTCCGAGTTACGGCGACCCGCAGACGCCGCGGTTGCAGTCGGCGATGCATCGAAGGCGCGCACGACCCTGGGATGGAGCGTTACACGTGACTTCGACTCAATTGTCAAAGCCATGGTGTGCGCCGATGTGGTGTGA
- a CDS encoding glycosyltransferase — MKIVHVSEAFGGGLRSAIVNYVRGADAHEHHLFVRTRVGHETFDVPETATVQTFDGDLMAFLRDARRFILDNNFDIVHLHSSYAGLLRAMLPKGTRIVYSPHCYAMEEGHPPAKRLTYWAVERFLAGREQMLMAVSPRELAIGHDLRPSMPSREVPNTATPMSLVVERPPASDRPLVAMLGRIADQKDPRFFAEVAEVVGSSCEFVWIGSGDEGRECLERAGVRITGWIEPAEVRRLVQTASLYLHTAAWEGAPLSTLEAAEMGCPILSRSIPSMVSLNYPLAGTTPVEMAIAVRRFFADLDYQELVRAQSVEVAKSFDFALMAGRLTEAYDFARSRLGNTANVAGDRGTRDGILTA; from the coding sequence ATGAAGATCGTGCATGTGTCGGAAGCGTTCGGCGGCGGGCTGCGGAGCGCCATCGTGAACTACGTCCGCGGTGCCGACGCCCACGAGCACCATCTGTTCGTCCGCACGCGCGTGGGGCACGAGACGTTCGACGTGCCGGAGACGGCGACCGTCCAGACGTTCGACGGCGACCTCATGGCGTTCCTCCGTGACGCACGAAGGTTCATCCTGGACAACAACTTCGACATCGTGCACCTGCATTCGAGCTACGCGGGGCTGCTGCGCGCGATGCTCCCCAAGGGCACCCGCATCGTCTACTCCCCGCACTGCTACGCCATGGAGGAGGGCCACCCGCCCGCGAAGCGCCTCACGTACTGGGCGGTGGAACGTTTTCTCGCCGGCCGCGAGCAGATGCTGATGGCCGTGAGTCCTCGCGAACTGGCCATCGGGCACGATCTGCGCCCGAGCATGCCGAGCCGCGAAGTGCCCAACACCGCCACCCCCATGTCCCTCGTCGTGGAGCGACCGCCCGCGTCGGACCGCCCGTTGGTGGCGATGCTCGGACGGATCGCCGACCAGAAGGACCCGCGCTTCTTCGCCGAGGTGGCCGAGGTGGTGGGCTCGTCGTGCGAGTTCGTGTGGATCGGCTCGGGTGACGAGGGGCGCGAGTGCCTCGAGCGCGCGGGTGTGCGCATCACGGGATGGATCGAGCCGGCCGAGGTTCGTCGTCTGGTCCAGACCGCGAGCCTCTACCTCCACACCGCTGCGTGGGAAGGTGCTCCGCTGTCCACTCTCGAGGCGGCCGAGATGGGATGCCCGATTCTCAGCCGCTCGATTCCCAGCATGGTGTCGCTCAATTACCCCCTCGCCGGCACCACCCCGGTGGAGATGGCGATCGCCGTCCGGCGGTTCTTCGCCGACCTGGACTACCAGGAGCTCGTGAGGGCGCAGTCGGTGGAGGTGGCGAAGTCCTTCGACTTCGCGCTGATGGCCGGGCGGTTGACCGAGGCGTACGACTTCGCCCGCTCACGACTGGGCAACACCGCGAACGTGGCTGGGGATCGAGGCACGCGGGACGGCATACTGACCGCATGA
- a CDS encoding acyltransferase produces MAAPVSTDDSRKQWVSRVQTGAREQAGERLYNVVITRIPSRTLRVGWLRLFGATIGEGTTIRMGTRVLGLRSLVIGAHCAIGAGCLLDARGQVTIHDDVEIDAHVQMISGQHVVDSDDFGTTYCPIVIGHHAWIASRSMVVVGVRIGAGAVVGAASLVRDDVAPRTVVAGVPARPIGTRDAALDYHPVRSPRLT; encoded by the coding sequence ATGGCGGCACCGGTCTCGACGGACGATTCGCGCAAGCAGTGGGTCTCGCGCGTGCAGACGGGCGCTCGGGAGCAGGCCGGTGAGCGGCTCTACAACGTGGTGATCACCCGGATCCCGTCACGCACGCTTCGAGTGGGCTGGTTGCGGCTGTTCGGGGCCACCATCGGCGAGGGCACGACCATCAGGATGGGCACCCGAGTGTTGGGGCTGCGCTCCCTTGTCATCGGTGCGCACTGCGCCATCGGTGCAGGCTGCCTGCTCGACGCGCGGGGGCAGGTCACCATCCACGACGACGTGGAGATCGACGCGCACGTGCAGATGATCAGCGGCCAGCACGTCGTCGACTCTGACGATTTCGGTACCACCTACTGCCCCATCGTCATCGGACACCACGCCTGGATCGCCAGCCGGTCGATGGTGGTGGTCGGCGTGCGCATCGGAGCCGGTGCAGTGGTGGGAGCCGCGTCGCTCGTGCGCGACGACGTGGCGCCGAGGACCGTCGTCGCGGGTGTCCCTGCTCGTCCCATCGGGACACGCGACGCGGCGCTCGACTATCACCCGGTACGGAGCCCGCGCCTCACCTGA
- a CDS encoding P-loop NTPase: MDIREYFSAWRRHWVTIVLCTVLAVGAAGAVSALSQPTYVATARLFISTTGAGSISDAYQGSLFSTGRVASYAGLAVGKQVAERAIDELGLNVPPESVMSRVTAAAVTGSVLLDVTASDSDAAAARDLANAVASQTSQLVQELETAQAGQLPAATATVADFADLPVAPSSPRWGRNLVFGLFGGLILGLATAVGRSALDSTVHTDDDIAAGAAGPVLGVVPRQEDANADSLLLGSSFPTAEEAFREIRTVILALRTGTPPRTMVVAAPTVGTGSTTVAAGLAAALADTGRSVALIDADFRGGRLPTLFGIGGVPGLSELLRGKATLDDAVVPTDRDNLSIIGTGVATESSSALFGRVTMNEMVKQLHEYFEFVIIDAPPVLCSADAAVLAGVADGVLLVALLGSTTSADLTHSVGKLGLSGASVLGCVATSHRRRRQHDAPQVRRGLRTG; encoded by the coding sequence ATGGACATACGGGAGTATTTCTCGGCCTGGCGGAGACACTGGGTCACCATCGTGCTGTGCACCGTGCTCGCGGTCGGTGCTGCCGGTGCGGTGTCGGCCCTGTCGCAACCGACCTACGTGGCGACGGCGCGACTCTTCATCTCGACCACCGGTGCGGGCTCCATCAGCGACGCGTATCAGGGCAGCCTGTTCTCCACCGGTCGCGTCGCGTCGTACGCGGGGCTCGCGGTGGGCAAGCAGGTGGCCGAGCGCGCGATCGACGAACTGGGTCTGAACGTTCCTCCGGAGAGCGTGATGTCGAGAGTCACCGCCGCGGCGGTCACGGGATCAGTTCTGCTGGACGTCACGGCCAGCGATTCCGACGCGGCCGCTGCTCGCGACCTGGCCAATGCGGTGGCGTCCCAGACGAGTCAGCTCGTGCAGGAGTTGGAGACGGCACAGGCGGGGCAACTGCCGGCAGCCACCGCCACCGTGGCCGATTTCGCTGATCTCCCGGTCGCTCCCTCGAGTCCCCGCTGGGGTCGCAACCTGGTGTTCGGGCTGTTCGGAGGGTTGATCCTCGGTCTCGCGACGGCGGTGGGTCGCTCGGCCCTCGACTCGACCGTGCACACCGACGACGACATCGCGGCCGGCGCCGCCGGGCCCGTGCTCGGTGTCGTTCCCCGCCAGGAGGACGCGAACGCCGACTCCTTGCTTCTCGGCTCGTCGTTTCCGACGGCGGAGGAAGCGTTCCGCGAGATCCGCACAGTGATCCTCGCGCTCAGAACGGGCACGCCGCCGCGGACCATGGTGGTGGCGGCGCCGACGGTGGGGACCGGATCGACGACGGTGGCGGCAGGACTGGCGGCTGCACTGGCGGACACCGGCAGATCGGTGGCCCTGATCGACGCCGACTTCCGCGGCGGGAGGCTCCCGACCCTGTTCGGTATCGGGGGCGTGCCGGGGCTGAGCGAATTGCTGCGCGGCAAGGCCACACTCGACGACGCCGTGGTCCCCACCGACCGTGACAACCTCAGCATCATCGGTACCGGCGTCGCCACCGAGTCGTCGAGCGCCCTGTTCGGCCGCGTGACGATGAACGAGATGGTCAAGCAACTTCACGAGTATTTCGAGTTCGTCATCATCGACGCACCGCCGGTGCTGTGCTCGGCCGACGCGGCCGTCCTCGCGGGAGTCGCGGACGGCGTCCTGCTGGTGGCGCTTCTGGGGTCGACCACCTCGGCGGATCTGACGCACTCGGTGGGGAAGCTGGGACTGTCCGGCGCGAGTGTCCTGGGGTGCGTGGCCACCAGCCACCGTCGGCGCAGGCAGCACGACGCACCTCAGGTGAGGCGCGGGCTCCGTACCGGGTGA
- a CDS encoding GDP-mannose 4,6-dehydratase — MTKRALITGITGQDGMYLAELLHEKGYDVFGLVAGQNNPKADLLRVTHPYVEIISGNLLDLVSLIRAVAHAKPDEVYNLGAISFVAYSWENARLTSDVTGGGVLNILEAVRFFQDSSGRDVRFYQASSSEMFGKVQEVPQTEKTLLWPRSPYGVAKVYGHYMTINYRESYGMHASSGVLFNHESPRRGPEFVTRKVSQAVARITLGLQDEIALGNLDAKRDWGFAGDYVEAMWLMLQHDHADDYVISTGETHSIRELLDIAFDEIGISDWSERVHIDPAFMRPAEVDELIGDSTKARETLGWRPKVGFDELVRMMVRHDVDDQSKRAAGAQ, encoded by the coding sequence TTGACCAAGCGAGCTCTCATCACAGGAATCACAGGGCAGGACGGCATGTACCTCGCCGAACTGCTGCACGAGAAGGGGTACGACGTGTTCGGCCTGGTGGCCGGCCAGAACAATCCCAAGGCGGATCTGCTCCGCGTCACACACCCGTACGTCGAGATCATCAGCGGCAACCTGCTCGATCTGGTGAGCCTCATTCGCGCCGTCGCCCATGCGAAGCCCGACGAGGTCTACAACCTCGGCGCCATCTCCTTCGTCGCGTACTCGTGGGAGAACGCCCGCCTCACCAGTGACGTCACCGGCGGCGGTGTGCTGAACATCCTCGAGGCGGTGCGCTTCTTCCAGGACAGCTCCGGCCGCGACGTGCGGTTCTACCAGGCATCGAGTTCCGAGATGTTCGGCAAGGTGCAGGAAGTACCGCAGACCGAGAAGACGCTTCTCTGGCCACGCTCGCCCTACGGCGTCGCCAAGGTGTACGGCCACTACATGACGATCAACTACCGCGAGTCCTACGGCATGCATGCCAGCTCCGGCGTCTTGTTCAATCATGAATCACCGCGCCGTGGACCGGAATTCGTCACCAGAAAGGTGTCGCAGGCCGTCGCTCGCATCACATTGGGCCTGCAGGACGAGATCGCACTGGGAAACCTGGACGCCAAGCGCGACTGGGGCTTCGCCGGCGACTACGTCGAGGCGATGTGGTTGATGCTGCAGCACGACCACGCCGACGATTACGTCATCTCCACCGGTGAGACGCACTCGATCCGCGAACTGCTCGACATCGCGTTCGACGAGATCGGCATCTCCGACTGGAGCGAGCGGGTGCACATCGATCCGGCCTTCATGCGACCGGCCGAGGTGGACGAACTCATCGGCGATTCCACGAAGGCACGGGAGACGCTCGGCTGGCGCCCCAAGGTCGGCTTCGACGAGTTGGTCCGCATGATGGTGCGGCACGACGTCGACGATCAGTCCAAGCGCGCGGCCGGTGCCCAGTGA
- a CDS encoding acyltransferase — MNSAPYSSTRKEQLGERVFNFLITHIPSHTLRQGWLRFFGATIGTGSSIMLGSTTFGLRRLVIGNNVSIGSSVLLDARGGLLIDDDVVIASDVHIITGDHDVDSDDFGVRLGPVHVGHHAWIASRATVLRDVEIGAGAVIGAASLVRRDVGEMEIAAGVPATALGKRTSALDYHPTFRPLLY, encoded by the coding sequence GTGAACTCCGCGCCCTACTCGAGCACGCGCAAGGAACAACTGGGTGAGCGCGTCTTCAACTTCCTGATCACCCACATCCCGTCGCACACACTCCGTCAGGGGTGGCTCCGCTTCTTCGGCGCCACCATCGGCACGGGCTCGTCGATCATGCTGGGCTCCACGACGTTCGGGCTCCGACGGCTGGTGATCGGCAACAACGTGTCCATCGGGTCGTCCGTGCTGCTGGACGCCCGCGGGGGTCTCCTCATCGACGACGACGTGGTGATCGCGTCCGACGTCCACATCATCACCGGCGACCACGACGTCGACAGTGACGATTTCGGTGTCCGCCTCGGGCCGGTGCACGTGGGACACCACGCGTGGATCGCGAGCCGCGCCACCGTGCTGCGGGACGTGGAGATCGGCGCCGGCGCCGTGATCGGTGCCGCGTCGCTGGTCCGCCGCGACGTGGGCGAGATGGAGATCGCCGCCGGCGTTCCCGCCACGGCGCTGGGCAAGCGCACGTCCGCGTTGGACTACCACCCCACCTTCCGCCCGCTCCTCTACTGA
- a CDS encoding glycosyltransferase family 1 protein, translated as MGPDVVDLARTRLVYVAPAAGRSGVGDYADDFLAEVAPHFLDVVDYRIETEGAETAREVLAHARRIRALVKASSAQGPTLVHFEQSGGSLSVFWASLLRGVTVTATVHDPPYPVWWPFKTKLVGRHRLLHHAVHYPFRIVTTALQRRVLRGRTVFALTTMGADSIRRTFPRSHPVAARIFVPARPDLTPPAQRPLAVGLFGHVYRGKGFDLIGRLREELDADIDIRAAGRGTAALPAMAGVTLVGEVNGPDEDRFFESIRLLLVPYSKHNPYGKAYPASSAVTRSFAYGTPIVCITEGALAETVERGGAVGVDSVDDLAAAVLGVVRDGARLDDLTRQVDAVRRADAMTHCAAVFLDAWSAGASVDAAEYSVR; from the coding sequence ATGGGACCCGACGTGGTGGATCTCGCCCGTACGCGGCTGGTCTACGTCGCACCGGCTGCCGGCCGCAGCGGAGTCGGCGACTACGCCGACGATTTCCTCGCCGAGGTCGCCCCGCACTTCCTCGACGTCGTCGACTACCGCATCGAGACCGAGGGCGCGGAGACGGCGCGCGAGGTACTCGCCCATGCGCGACGGATCCGCGCGCTGGTGAAGGCCTCGTCGGCGCAGGGCCCCACCCTCGTCCACTTCGAGCAGAGCGGCGGATCACTGTCGGTGTTCTGGGCGTCGCTGCTGCGCGGGGTGACCGTCACGGCCACGGTGCACGATCCGCCGTACCCGGTGTGGTGGCCCTTCAAGACCAAGTTGGTGGGACGCCACCGCCTCCTGCACCACGCCGTCCACTACCCGTTCCGGATCGTCACCACCGCGCTGCAACGACGAGTGCTGCGGGGGCGCACCGTCTTCGCCCTCACGACGATGGGCGCCGACAGCATCCGTCGTACCTTCCCCCGGTCACACCCGGTCGCGGCACGCATCTTCGTGCCGGCCCGCCCCGACCTCACTCCGCCCGCCCAGCGTCCACTCGCCGTCGGCTTGTTCGGCCATGTCTACCGCGGCAAAGGCTTCGATCTCATCGGCCGTCTGCGCGAAGAACTGGACGCCGACATCGACATCCGCGCCGCCGGACGAGGAACGGCGGCACTGCCGGCGATGGCCGGTGTGACCCTCGTGGGCGAGGTCAACGGTCCCGACGAGGACCGCTTCTTCGAGTCGATCCGACTGCTTCTGGTGCCGTACTCCAAGCACAATCCGTACGGCAAGGCCTATCCCGCCTCCAGCGCCGTCACCCGATCGTTCGCGTACGGAACGCCCATCGTCTGCATCACCGAGGGAGCGCTCGCCGAGACGGTGGAGCGCGGAGGCGCCGTGGGAGTCGACAGCGTCGACGATCTCGCGGCCGCGGTCCTCGGCGTGGTGCGCGACGGCGCCCGGCTCGACGACCTCACCCGCCAGGTCGACGCGGTACGGCGAGCCGACGCCATGACCCACTGTGCGGCCGTCTTCCTCGACGCGTGGTCCGCCGGGGCGAGCGTCGACGCCGCCGAGTACTCGGTGCGATGA
- a CDS encoding lipopolysaccharide biosynthesis protein, with translation MRALDSHLLRTGVASFWNYSGRLVGLGWTFALIHTLGIGSYGQYAVAVATAAIVNAGIDNAFYVRSLRLDEARYERERCARVLFGSVVAVVGVAAFTASFVVGFAVIVAAGELLFNTWKSHLLREGRPDVAMRYDAVRQITSIVLGATYLYAVEAPSLSTAAALYLLPYLVVAAACLRYVPGRTPAAPGGPKEFALLSFEALAAALYAQGDVVVIGWVAGDEVAGYYSVALVAALAISTIGQNYANTYLEKIRAVGGHVSGAPALRDVVKVGLLTGGSMAVIGVGILLWGGADYTGHITLILSLFVVARAINHSFIVVLFVQKRDALRVKATVAVAVAKLAALALLVGPLGGYGAAVACVVCEAALLFVYHRAVHGAASSSNREPLHDRATR, from the coding sequence ATGAGAGCGCTCGACAGCCATCTCCTCCGCACGGGGGTGGCGTCGTTCTGGAACTACAGCGGCCGGCTCGTCGGGCTCGGCTGGACGTTCGCCCTCATCCACACCCTCGGCATCGGCTCCTACGGGCAGTACGCCGTCGCGGTGGCGACGGCTGCCATCGTGAACGCCGGCATCGACAACGCGTTCTACGTCCGCTCCCTTCGACTCGACGAGGCCAGGTACGAGCGGGAGCGTTGCGCCCGCGTGCTGTTCGGCTCGGTGGTGGCGGTGGTCGGTGTCGCCGCGTTCACCGCGTCGTTCGTCGTGGGTTTCGCCGTGATCGTCGCGGCGGGCGAGCTTCTGTTCAACACCTGGAAGAGCCACCTGCTCCGGGAGGGACGTCCCGACGTCGCCATGCGCTACGACGCGGTCCGGCAGATCACGAGCATCGTCCTCGGTGCCACGTATCTGTATGCGGTGGAGGCACCGTCGCTGTCGACGGCCGCGGCCCTGTACCTGCTCCCCTACCTCGTGGTGGCGGCCGCCTGCCTCCGGTACGTCCCCGGACGGACCCCCGCCGCACCCGGCGGGCCGAAGGAGTTCGCGCTGCTCTCCTTCGAGGCTCTCGCCGCCGCCCTCTACGCGCAGGGCGACGTCGTCGTGATCGGGTGGGTCGCGGGCGACGAGGTCGCGGGCTACTACTCCGTGGCACTCGTGGCGGCACTGGCCATCTCGACCATCGGCCAGAACTATGCCAACACCTACCTCGAGAAGATCCGGGCGGTCGGCGGTCACGTGTCGGGAGCGCCGGCGCTTCGCGACGTCGTCAAGGTCGGCCTGCTCACCGGTGGGTCGATGGCCGTCATCGGCGTCGGCATCCTGCTCTGGGGCGGCGCCGACTACACCGGCCACATCACGCTGATCCTCTCGCTGTTCGTGGTCGCGCGGGCGATCAACCACTCGTTCATCGTGGTGCTGTTCGTGCAGAAGCGCGACGCCCTGCGGGTGAAGGCCACCGTCGCCGTGGCGGTGGCGAAGCTGGCGGCACTGGCGTTGCTCGTGGGCCCGCTCGGCGGGTACGGCGCGGCCGTGGCCTGTGTCGTGTGCGAGGCCGCCCTGCTGTTCGTGTACCACCGCGCCGTGCACGGCGCGGCGTCGTCCTCCAACCGAGAACCACTTCACGACAGGGCTACTCGATGA